In one Populus nigra chromosome 12, ddPopNigr1.1, whole genome shotgun sequence genomic region, the following are encoded:
- the LOC133670053 gene encoding phytochrome A, translated as MSSSRPSHSSSNSARSRHSARIIAQTTVDAKLHADFEESGSSFDYSSSVRVTDSVGGDQPPRSDKVTTTYLHHIQKGKLIQPFGCLLALDEKTFKVIAYSENAPELLTMVSHAVPSVGEHPVLGIGTDIRTIFTAPSASALQRAMGFGDVSLLNPILVHCKTSGKPFYAIVHRVTGSLIIDFEPVKPYEVPMTAAGALQSYKLAAKAITRLQSLPSGSMERLCDTMVQEVFELTGYDRAMAYKFHDDDHGEVVSEVTKPGMEPYLGLHYPATDIPQASRFLFMKNKVRMIVDCHAKHVKVLQDEKLPFDLTLCGSTLRAPHSCHLQYMENMNSIASLVMAVVVNDGDEDGDTPDSVNPQKRKRLWGLVVCHNTSPRFVPFPLRYACEFLAQVFAIHVNKELELENQIVEKNILRTQTLLCDMLMRDAPLGIVTQSPNIMDLVKCDGAVLFYRNKIWRLGITPSDLQLQDIAFWLSEYHMDSTGLSTDSLYDAGYPGALALGDVVCGMAAVRITSKDMLFWFRSQTAAEIRWGGAKHEPGEKDDGRRMHPRSSFKAFLEVVKTRSLPWKDYEMDAIHSLQLILRNTFKDIETMDVDTKTIHARLSDLKIEGMQELEAVTSEMVRLIETATVPILAVDVDGLVNGWNTKISELTGLLVDKAIGKHLLTLVEDSSVDIVKRMLFLALQGKEEQNIQFEIKTHGSKSECGPICLVVNACASRDLHENVVGVCFVGQDITGQKMVMDKFTRIEGDYKAIVQNRNPLIPPIFGTDEFGWCSEWNPAMTNLTGWKREEVLDKMLLGEVFGLNMACCRLKNQEAFVNLGVVLNTAMTGQESEKVSFGFFARTGKYVECLLCVSKKLDREGAVTGVFCFLQLASQELQQALHVQRLSEQTALKRLKALAYLKKQIRNPLSGIIFSGKMMEGTELGAEQKELLHTSAQCQCQLSKILDDSDLDSIIEGYLDLEMVEFTLREVLVAATSQVMMKSNEKGIRIINDAAEETMAETLYGDSIRLQQVVADFLLISVNFTPSGGLLSVSASLTKDQLGQSVYLVHLELRIRHPGAGIPEALLDQMFGEDTDASVEGISLVISRKLVKLMNGDVRYMREAGKSSFIISVELAGGHKSQKRA; from the exons ATGTCTTCTTCTAGGCCAAGCCACTCATCCAGCAATTCAGCAAGATCAAGACACAGTGCTAGGATTATTGCTCAGACCACTGTGGATGCCAAGCTCCATGCTGATTTTGAGGAGTCAGGCAGCTCTTTTGATTACTCAAGCTCAGTGCGTGTTACTGACTCAGTTGGTGGAGATCAGCCACCCAGGTCTGACAAAGTAACTACAACTTATCTTCACCACATCCAGAAAGGCAAGCTGATCCAGCCTTTCGGATGCTTGCTAGCCTTAGATGAGAAAACTTTCAAAGTCATTGCATACAGTGAGAATGCCCCTGAACTGTTGACTATGGTCAGTCATGCAGTGCCAAGTGTTGGGGAACATCCTGTTCTTGGCATTGGAACTGACATCAGGACTATCTTCACTGCTCCTAGTGCATCTGCCTTGCAAAGAGCCATGGGATTCGGGGATGTTTCTCTTTTGAATCCTATATTGGTCCATTGCAAGACTTCTGGGAAGCCGTTTTATGCCATTGTTCACCGGGTGACTGGCAGTTTGATCATTGACTTTGAACCTGTGAAGCCTTACGAGGTTCCCATGACTGCTGCTGGTGCTCTGCAATCATACAAGCTTGCAGCCAAAGCGATTACTCGGCTGCAGTCTTTGCCTAGTGGAAGCATGGAAAGGCTTTGTGATACAATGGTTCAGGAGGTTTTTGAGCTCACTGGATATGATAGGGCGATGGCCTATAAATTTCATGATGATGATCATGGAGAAGTGGTCTCTGAGGTTACAAAGCCAGGCATGGAGCCATATTTGGGTTTGCACTATCCAGCCACTGATATCCCTCAGGCTTCACGCTTTCTATTTATGAAGAATAAAGTTCGAATGATTGTTGATTGTCATGCGAAACATGTCAAGGTGCTTCAAGATGAGAAGCTTCCATTTGAtctgacattgtgtggttcaaccCTGAGGGCCCCACACAGTTGTCATTTACAATACATGGAGAACATGAACTCCATCGCTTCTCTGGTTATGGCAGTTGTAGTCAATGATGGGGATGAAGATGGTGATACCCCTGATTCTGTGAACCCacagaaaagaaagagactTTGGGGTTTAGTAGTGTGTCATAATACAAGTCCGAGGTTTGTTCCTTTCCCTCTTAGGTATGCTTGTGAGTTTCTAGCTCAAGTATTTGCTATCCATGTCAACAAGGAATTGGAGTTAGAAAATCAAATTGTCGAGAAGAACATCCTCCGCACCCAGACACTCTTATGTGATATGCTTATGCGTGATGCACCATTGGGTATTGTGACACAGAGCCCGAACATTATGGATCTGGTAAAGTGTGATGGTGCTGTCCTGTTCtataggaataagatatggagGTTGGGGATAACTCCAAGTGATCTGCAGCTTCAGGATATAGCTTTTTGGCTCTCCGAGTACCATATGGATTCTACAGGTTTGAGTACAGACAGCTTGTATGATGCAGGGTACCCAGGGGCTCTGGCTCTTGGTGATGTAGTTTGTGGAATGGCAGCTGTGAGAATAACTTCCAAGGACATGCTTTTTTGGTTTCGATCCCAGACTGCTGCAGAAATTCGATGGGGTGGTGCAAAGCATGAACCTGGGGAGAAAGATGATGGAAGGAGAATGCACCCTAGGTCATCTTTCAAGGCCTTCCTTGAAGTTGTCAAGACAAGGAGTTTGCCTTGGAAGGACTATGAAATGGATGCAATCCATTCTCTGCAGCTTATACTGAGGAATACATTCAAAGACATTGAAACCATGGATGTGGATACCAAAACAATTCATGCAAGGCTAAGCGACCTCAAAATTGAAGGGATGCAAGAACTTGAAGCAGTTACTAGTGAGATGGTCCGTTTAATTGAAACAGCTACAGTGCCAATTTTGGCAGTTGATGTTGATGGTCTAGTTAACGGGTGGAAtacaaaaatttctgaattgaCTGGTCTTCTTGTTGATAAAGCAATCGGGAAGCATTTGCTAACACTTGTGGAAGATTCTTCGGTTGATATAGTCAAAAGAATGTTATTCTTGGCATTGCAGG GCAAAGAAGAGCAAAACATACAATTTGAGATCAAGACACATGGTTCCAAGTCTGAATGTGGCCCCATCTGCTTAGTTGTTAATGCCTGTGCAAGCAGGGACCTTCATGAAAATGTTGTGGGGGTGTGCTTTGTGGGTCAAGATATCACTGGCCAGAAGATGGTCATGGACAAGTTCACCCGGATTGAAGGGGATTACAAAGCAATTGTACAAAACCGAAACCCTTTGATTCCCCCAATATTTGGGACGGATGAGTTTGGCTGGTGTTCTGAGTGGAATCCTGCCATGACAAATTTGACTGGTTGGAAACGAGAAGAAGTTCTAGATAAAATGTTATTGGGAGAGGTTTTTGGGTTAAACATGGCATGCTGTCGTCTCAAGAATCAGGAGGCTTTTGTAAATCTTGGTGTTGTTCTTAATACTGCCATGACTGGCCAGGAATCCGAGAAGGtttcttttggtttctttgCTCGGACTGGAAAGTATGTGGAATGCCTGCTGTGTGTGAGTAAGAAATTGGACAGAGAGGGTGCAGTCACTGGGGTATTCTGCTTTCTACAGCTTGCAAGCCAAGAGCTGCAACAAGCACTTCATGTCCAGCGATTATCAGAGCAAACTGCTTTGAAAAGATTGAAAGCATTGGCTTATTTAAAAAAGCAGATCCGGAATCCTCTCTCTGGAATTATATTTTCTggaaaaatgatggagggaaccGAGTTGGGAGCAGAACAAAAGGAGCTTCTGCATACCAGTGCCCAGTGCCAGTGCCAACTCAGCAAGATTCTTGATGACTCAGATCTCGATAGCATCATCGAAGG TTACTTGGATCTGGAAATGGTGGAGTTTACCCTGCGTGAGGTACTAGTGGCTGCCACCAGTCAAGTCATGATGAAGAGCAATGAAAAGGGCATTCGAATAATCAACGATGCAGCTGAAGAGACAATGGCTGAGACCTTATATGGTGATAGCATCAGGCTTCAACAGGTGGTAGCTGATTTCTTGCTGATATCAGTTAATTTTACACCATCTGGAGGCCTGCTTTCTGTTTCAGCTAGCTTAACCAAAGACCAGTTGGGGCAATCTGTTTATCTTGTGCATCTGGAACTCAG GATAAGGCATCCTGGTGCAGGGATTCCTGAAGCACTGCTAGATCAAATGTTTGGGGAGGATACAGATGCGTCTGTGGAGGGGATCAGCTTGGTTATAAGCAGAAAGTTGGTGAAGCTGATGAACGGAGATGTTCGGTACATGAGGGAAGCAGGGAAGTCGAGTTTTATCATATCAGTAGAACTTGCTGGTGGCCATAAATCGCAAAAAAGGGCATGA
- the LOC133669357 gene encoding germin-like protein 5-1: MAAKVALLFLTFCVAFLATGSADPDLLQDVCVADFASGVKVNGFTCKENITADDFFFAGLAKPGLTNNTFGSLVTAANVQKIPGLNTLGVSMARIDYAPGGLNPPHTHPRATEMVFVLEGQLDVGFITTANVLIPKTIKAGEIFTFPKGLVHFQKNNGQVPAAVIAAFGSQLAGTQSIGATLFAAQPPVPDNVLTKAFQVGTKEVQKIKSRFAPKK; encoded by the exons ATGGCAGCCAAGGTGGCCCTACTTTTCTTGACTTTTTGTGTGGCATTCTTGGCCACCGGTTCTGCTGATCCTGACCTGCTTCAAGATGTTTGCGTTGCTGATTTTGCTTCTG GAGTGAAGGTGAATGGTTTCACCTGCAAGGAAAACATAACAGCCGATGATTTCTTCTTCGCCGGATTGGCTAAACCAGGTCTCACCAACAACACATTCGGCTCCTTGGTCACTGCCGCCAATGTTCAGAAGATCCCAGGACTCAACACCTTGGGGGTTTCCATGGCCCGCATTGACTATGCCCCAGGTGGCTTGAACCCACCCCACACACATCCACGTGCCACTGAGATGGTCTTTGTCCTTGAAGGCCAACTTGATGTTGGGTTCATCACCACTGCAAACGTTTTGATACCAAAGACCATCAAGGCGGGCGAGATATTTACTTTCCCGAAAGGCTTGGTTCATTTCCAGAAGAACAATGGTCAGGTCCCAGCTGCAGTCATTGCTGCATTCGGTAGCCAGTTGGCAGGAACTCAGTCAATTGGTGCCACATTGTTTGCCGCCCAACCACCGGTGCCTGACAATGTCTTGACCAAGGCTTTCCAGGTTGGTACCAAGGAGGTCCAAAAGATCAAGTCTAGGTTCGCACCTAAGAAGTGa
- the LOC133669497 gene encoding membrane-bound O-acyltransferase gup1 isoform X1, with amino-acid sequence MAISSRMKKKKEKEEYWKRKELVFLVLYAIAFYAFIIHRSLQLSLDHESELYALRPGWLLPPRLNDVSDAQWRNFRANLPILSLVFALFALLANSLRALFSLKAKGMSFVWLLISLAYLSYLHGACVLFILSIASLNFLLVKMFAQTKYFSPVLWLFNVFFLLCNRVYEGYSFSIFGQQWAYLDNYRGTFRWHICFNFVILRMISFGYDYHWAHQDPLFDQQKHIQRCHTCKSGKTCYRLLQEGSVQKEKFSLSIYLAYLVYAPVYIAGPIISFNAFVSQLDSPQNNYTVRDMSWYGLRWLFSFSLMELMTHLFRYNAFAISRLWKLLSPMDIFIIGYGVLNFMWLKFSLIWRYFRFWSLICGIEAPENMPRCINNCCNLESFWKNWHASYNKWLVRYMYIPLGGSQRKLLNIWVIFTFVAIWHDLEWKLLSWAWLTCLFFIPEMVVKSAANTLQVEGAFGEFLFREISAAGGAITITCLMVANLVGYVIGPSGINWLFSQFLSRRGLPVMGGMFITFYVGTKLMFHIDDAKQRKH; translated from the exons ATGGCAATATCATcaagaatgaagaagaagaaggagaaggaggaaTACTGGAAGCGCAAAGAGCTCGTCTTTCTGGTTCTCTATGCCATTGCTTTCTACGCTTTCATCATCCATCGATCTCTTCAACTCTCTCTCG atcaTGAATCAGAGCTTTATGCTTTACGCCCTGGATGGCTTCTCCCTCCTCGTCTCAAT GATGTTAGTGATGCCCAATGGAGAAATTTCCGTGCCAATTTGCCTATTCTTTCTCTTGTCTTTGCTCTTTTCGCCCTGCTTGCTAATTCATTAAGGGCCCTTTTTTCCTTGAAAGCTAAAGGAATGTCCTTTGTGTGGCTTCTCATTTCTTTGGCCTACCTCTCTTATCTTCACGGAGCTTG CGTTCTGTTTATCCTCTCAATTGCTTCCCTGAATTTTCTCCTCGTGAAG ATGTTTGCACAGACAAAGTATTTCTCTCCTGTGCTTTGGCTTTTCAACGTATTTTTTCTTCTGTGTAATCGTGTTTATGAAGGATATTCGTTCTCCATTTTTGG GCAACAATGGGCATATTTGGACAACTATCGTGGAACTTTTAGATGGcacatttgttttaattttg TTATTTTGCGAATGATCAGCTTTGGATATGATTACCATTGGGCACATCAGGATCCTCTTTTTGATCAGCAG AAGCACATTCAACGTTGCCATACTTGTAAGTCTGGAAAAACATGCTACCGGCTCTTGCAG GAGGGAAGTGTCCAGAAGGAGAAGTTTTCCCTTAGCATATACCTCGCCTATTTGGTATATGCCCCAGTTTATATTGCTGGCCCAATTATAAGCTTCAATGCCTTCGTCTCACAG TTAGATTCGCCTCAGAATAATTATACAGTTAGGGATATGTCCTGGTATGGGTTACGTTGGTTATTCAGCTTTTCTCTAATGGAATTAATGACGCATCTATTTCGTTACAATGCTTTTGCAATCAG TCGTCTCTGGAAACTGCTATCTCCTATGGACATATTCATCATTGGATATGGG GTCTTGAATTTCATGTGGCTAAAATTCTCCCTTATCTGGCGCTATTTTCGATTCTGGTCActg ATATGTGGCATTGAGGCCCCTGAAAATATGCCAAGGTGTATTAATAATTGCTGCAACTTGGAGAGCTTTTGGAAAAATTGGCATGCTTCGTACAATAAATGGCTTGTCAG ATACATGTATATTCCTCTTGGAGGATCTCAGAGAAAGCTACTCAACATATGGGTTATATTCACATTTGTTGCCATCTGGCATGATCTAGAATG GAAACTTCTTTCATGGGCATGGTTAACATGTTTATTCTTTATCCCTGAAATGGTGGTGAAATCAGCAGCGAATACATTACAG gtgGAGGGTGCTTTTGGGGAGTTTCTTTTCCGAGAAATTAGTGCAGCCGGTGGTGCCATCACCATTACATGTCTCATG GTGGCAAACCTTGTTGGGTATGTAATTGGGCCATCAGGCATTAACTGGCTGTTTTCACAATTTCTTTCAAGACGAG GATTGCCAGTAATGGGTGGTATGTTTATAACGTTTTACGTTGGGACAAAG CTTATGTTCCACATTGATGATGCCAAGCAAAGGAAGCACTAA
- the LOC133669497 gene encoding membrane-bound O-acyltransferase gup1 isoform X2 yields MFAQTKYFSPVLWLFNVFFLLCNRVYEGYSFSIFGQQWAYLDNYRGTFRWHICFNFVILRMISFGYDYHWAHQDPLFDQQKHIQRCHTCKSGKTCYRLLQEGSVQKEKFSLSIYLAYLVYAPVYIAGPIISFNAFVSQLDSPQNNYTVRDMSWYGLRWLFSFSLMELMTHLFRYNAFAISRLWKLLSPMDIFIIGYGVLNFMWLKFSLIWRYFRFWSLICGIEAPENMPRCINNCCNLESFWKNWHASYNKWLVRYMYIPLGGSQRKLLNIWVIFTFVAIWHDLEWKLLSWAWLTCLFFIPEMVVKSAANTLQVEGAFGEFLFREISAAGGAITITCLMVANLVGYVIGPSGINWLFSQFLSRRGLPVMGGMFITFYVGTKLMFHIDDAKQRKH; encoded by the exons ATGTTTGCACAGACAAAGTATTTCTCTCCTGTGCTTTGGCTTTTCAACGTATTTTTTCTTCTGTGTAATCGTGTTTATGAAGGATATTCGTTCTCCATTTTTGG GCAACAATGGGCATATTTGGACAACTATCGTGGAACTTTTAGATGGcacatttgttttaattttg TTATTTTGCGAATGATCAGCTTTGGATATGATTACCATTGGGCACATCAGGATCCTCTTTTTGATCAGCAG AAGCACATTCAACGTTGCCATACTTGTAAGTCTGGAAAAACATGCTACCGGCTCTTGCAG GAGGGAAGTGTCCAGAAGGAGAAGTTTTCCCTTAGCATATACCTCGCCTATTTGGTATATGCCCCAGTTTATATTGCTGGCCCAATTATAAGCTTCAATGCCTTCGTCTCACAG TTAGATTCGCCTCAGAATAATTATACAGTTAGGGATATGTCCTGGTATGGGTTACGTTGGTTATTCAGCTTTTCTCTAATGGAATTAATGACGCATCTATTTCGTTACAATGCTTTTGCAATCAG TCGTCTCTGGAAACTGCTATCTCCTATGGACATATTCATCATTGGATATGGG GTCTTGAATTTCATGTGGCTAAAATTCTCCCTTATCTGGCGCTATTTTCGATTCTGGTCActg ATATGTGGCATTGAGGCCCCTGAAAATATGCCAAGGTGTATTAATAATTGCTGCAACTTGGAGAGCTTTTGGAAAAATTGGCATGCTTCGTACAATAAATGGCTTGTCAG ATACATGTATATTCCTCTTGGAGGATCTCAGAGAAAGCTACTCAACATATGGGTTATATTCACATTTGTTGCCATCTGGCATGATCTAGAATG GAAACTTCTTTCATGGGCATGGTTAACATGTTTATTCTTTATCCCTGAAATGGTGGTGAAATCAGCAGCGAATACATTACAG gtgGAGGGTGCTTTTGGGGAGTTTCTTTTCCGAGAAATTAGTGCAGCCGGTGGTGCCATCACCATTACATGTCTCATG GTGGCAAACCTTGTTGGGTATGTAATTGGGCCATCAGGCATTAACTGGCTGTTTTCACAATTTCTTTCAAGACGAG GATTGCCAGTAATGGGTGGTATGTTTATAACGTTTTACGTTGGGACAAAG CTTATGTTCCACATTGATGATGCCAAGCAAAGGAAGCACTAA